One Fuerstiella marisgermanici DNA window includes the following coding sequences:
- a CDS encoding bL17 family ribosomal protein: MRHRVSGRKLGRNASHRKAMFRNMAASLIKTVRIDEDDPQRPKVAGRIVTTVPKAKELRPFVEKLVTLARSAAAHESAAAEFESDAEKGTDEWKTWRSSDKWQQWSQQIAPAVALRRRAFSMLRDKDAVSILFDELAERFADRPGGYTRIVKLPNVRLGDAGAQALIEFVGERDRVKSAKRAAPVVEDEPTPVAETSEPAESEASAEKTEE, translated from the coding sequence ATGCGACACCGAGTTAGTGGCCGAAAGCTGGGTCGAAATGCATCGCATCGAAAAGCGATGTTTCGCAACATGGCTGCCAGCCTGATCAAAACTGTACGAATCGACGAAGACGATCCGCAACGACCAAAAGTTGCGGGACGTATCGTGACGACCGTCCCTAAAGCTAAGGAATTGCGTCCGTTCGTAGAAAAGCTCGTCACGCTGGCGCGAAGTGCGGCAGCGCACGAATCTGCAGCCGCTGAATTCGAAAGCGATGCCGAAAAAGGCACGGACGAATGGAAGACATGGCGTAGTTCCGACAAGTGGCAGCAGTGGTCTCAGCAGATTGCTCCTGCCGTCGCACTGCGACGCCGAGCGTTCTCAATGCTACGCGACAAGGACGCTGTCTCCATTTTGTTTGATGAGTTGGCAGAACGATTTGCGGACCGTCCGGGTGGATACACTCGAATTGTCAAATTGCCAAATGTCCGACTGGGAGACGCAGGGGCTCAGGCTTTGATCGAGTTCGTTGGTGAACGAGATCGCGTGAAGTCCGCTAAGCGAGCGGCTCCTGTCGTAGAAGACGAGCCAACTCCCGTTGCTGAGACCAGCGAACCTGCCGAGTCTGAAGCAAGTGCGGAGAAGACCGAAGAATAG
- a CDS encoding RNA polymerase sigma factor, with protein sequence MLSSDELSALWRQHAAALRLIARGRCGTIIDGAADDCVQEAFVRLAAAEPPPREPASWLLTAVRNAAIDALRSQRSRVRREQTVAADRPQWLEPVDTASMDQPSADDVQIALQQLDDTTRDIVIAHLWNDMTFRQIADAIDLSAATAHRRYEAGISQLRKLMSTAATTNES encoded by the coding sequence GTGCTGTCTTCCGACGAATTATCTGCTTTGTGGCGACAGCACGCAGCAGCCCTGCGGCTGATTGCTCGCGGCCGCTGCGGAACGATCATCGATGGAGCAGCCGACGACTGCGTACAGGAAGCGTTTGTCCGGCTGGCGGCGGCGGAACCTCCACCGCGAGAACCAGCTTCCTGGCTGCTGACCGCCGTTCGCAACGCAGCCATCGATGCGCTGCGATCTCAACGCAGCCGCGTGCGGCGCGAACAGACAGTTGCCGCCGATCGACCACAGTGGCTGGAACCCGTCGACACCGCCAGCATGGACCAACCGTCGGCCGACGATGTGCAAATCGCTTTGCAGCAACTGGACGATACAACTCGCGATATCGTGATCGCTCATCTTTGGAACGACATGACGTTCCGGCAAATCGCGGATGCCATCGACCTGTCGGCGGCGACCGCTCATCGAAGATACGAAGCCGGTATTAGTCAGCTTCGAAAATTGATGTCGACCGCTGCAACTACAAATGAATCGTAG
- a CDS encoding flavin reductase family protein, with product MDFDPADVRPSVFYQQMIHCIVPRPIAWVSTISEDGVTNVAPFSYFTGVGSRPPTLLFCPANNRKGEPKDTLRNIQQTGDFVVNIVSFALAKQMNASAADVPSEESEFDACNLTQKSSLKVKAPRVGEAPVQFECTTRQILNIGDGPGGANIVIGNVVHVHIDDAVVGAKELVDPDQLDAVGRMGGLSYCRTRERFDLNRPGS from the coding sequence ATGGATTTTGACCCGGCTGACGTTCGACCGTCGGTCTTCTACCAGCAGATGATCCACTGTATCGTGCCTCGGCCAATCGCCTGGGTATCGACGATCTCGGAAGACGGTGTCACCAACGTGGCTCCGTTCAGCTACTTTACTGGCGTTGGTTCCCGGCCGCCCACGCTGTTGTTCTGCCCGGCAAACAACCGAAAAGGCGAACCGAAAGACACGCTCCGCAATATCCAACAGACTGGTGACTTTGTGGTAAACATTGTTTCTTTTGCGCTGGCCAAACAGATGAACGCATCTGCCGCCGACGTGCCGTCTGAAGAGTCTGAATTCGATGCCTGCAACCTGACTCAGAAATCAAGTCTCAAAGTTAAGGCTCCGCGAGTTGGCGAAGCGCCGGTTCAGTTTGAATGCACGACTCGGCAGATTCTAAACATAGGCGATGGCCCAGGCGGAGCGAACATCGTCATCGGCAATGTGGTCCACGTTCACATCGACGACGCTGTCGTGGGTGCCAAAGAACTGGTCGACCCGGACCAGCTGGACGCAGTGGGACGCATGGGCGGGCTCAGCTACTGCCGGACACGCGAACGATTCGACCTGAATCGTCCCGGATCGTAG
- a CDS encoding putative metallopeptidase — translation MRRLCEDVCRRHREFEHIDMKRVAVTFAQTRSPVEWGMQAKLTPMRFERGAMTQRRDGQTWTVQRLFHNGHEMLYILTFYLPRFLNQTYMEKLVTVFHELYHISPAFDGDIRRFEGACYMHTGSQASYDKQMEEFVRQYLRMKSPTSLRLFLRHDFHGLRKSHGNVVGLRLPNPRIIPMDDAA, via the coding sequence ATGCGGCGACTCTGTGAGGACGTGTGCCGACGTCATCGCGAGTTCGAGCATATCGACATGAAGCGGGTCGCGGTCACTTTTGCTCAAACGCGATCGCCAGTCGAATGGGGTATGCAGGCCAAGCTAACTCCCATGCGGTTCGAACGCGGCGCGATGACTCAGCGACGCGATGGGCAGACGTGGACTGTGCAGCGGCTATTCCATAACGGCCATGAGATGCTGTACATCCTAACGTTTTATCTGCCGCGATTTCTAAACCAGACGTACATGGAGAAACTCGTCACGGTCTTCCACGAGCTGTACCACATCAGCCCGGCGTTCGACGGAGACATCCGACGATTTGAAGGAGCCTGTTACATGCACACAGGCAGCCAGGCCAGCTACGACAAACAGATGGAAGAATTCGTACGACAATACCTGCGGATGAAGTCACCAACGTCGCTGCGTTTGTTCCTGCGGCACGACTTTCACGGCTTGCGGAAATCTCACGGCAACGTGGTCGGGCTTCGGCTGCCGAATCCTCGCATCATCCCGATGGATGACGCGGCGTAG